A window of the Brassica oleracea var. oleracea cultivar TO1000 unplaced genomic scaffold, BOL UnpScaffold00581, whole genome shotgun sequence genome harbors these coding sequences:
- the LOC106319739 gene encoding uncharacterized protein LOC106319739 — protein sequence MRLENRCEITYWHAWEAREIAIAAARGIPDRSYAKIPAYLHMIKEANHDTHTHYETNEKGRFMYLFMSFGQSVRGFYNAMRRVIVVDGTFLKNKYKGVLLGATAVDGNYNLYPITFGVVDSENDDSWGWFFRQLKVVIADCQDLAFVSDRNVSISKVIETVYPQSAHGICIHHLLTNVVAFFKTKGLTALVEKASRAYRYTEFQERITEIFEISPELGRYLREADMRKWARSLFPGERYDIRTTNLAESINSVMRIPREYPVIPLLDSIRELLTRWFNERCLVSSKHLDPLTTKVEKKIDRRIVKAKGFQVSKVDNFKSLVKGDIYDCHVDLERRKCTCGKYNIGKIPCRHAIPAIYSRGMEV from the coding sequence ATGAGATTGGAGAATAGGTGTGAGATTACTTATTGGCACGCTTGGGAAGCTCGTGAGATTGCTATTGCAGCTGCTAGAGGTATACCAGATCGCAGTTATGCTAAAATACCAGCATATTTGCATATGATTAAAGAAGCTAATCATGATACGCATACTCACTATGAAACTAATGAGAAGGGAAGATTCATGTATCTATTTATGTCATTTGGGCAATCAGTTAGAGGATTCTACAATGCAATGCGAAGGGTGATTGTTGTTGATGGAacttttctgaaaaataaatacaaaggagttctaCTTGGTGCTACTGCTGTAGATGGTAACTATAATTTGTATCCGATTACATTTGGGGTTGTTGATTCGGAGAATGATGATTCATGGGGGTGGTTCTTCAGACAGTTGAAAGTGGTTATTGCTGATTGTCAAGACCTAGCTTTTGTCTCAGATAGAAATGTGTCTATTTCTAAAGTGATTGAGACTGTCTACCCTCAATCAGCACATGGAATTTGCATTCATCACTTGTTGACCAATGTGGTTGCATTTTTCAAGACAAAAGGGTTGACTGCCTTGGTGGAAAAGGCTTCACGGGCATATAGGTACACTGAATTTCAGGAACGTATCAccgaaatttttgaaataagtCCTGAGCTTGGAAGATATCTACGGGAGGCTGATATGCGCAAATGGGCTCGTTCTCTCTTCCCTGGTGAAAGGTATGACATTAGGACCACAAACCTTGCGGAGTCGATAAATTCAGTTATGAGAATACCTAGAGAATATCCGGTTATTCCTTTGCTAGATAGTATAAGAGAATTGTTGACTCGATGGTTCAATGAGCGTTGCTTGGTAAGCTCTAAGCATCTTGATCCTTTAACCACTAAGGTGGAGAAAAAGATTGATAGGAGAATTGTGAAGGCAAAAGGGTTTCAAGTCTCCAAGGTTGACAACTTCAAATCGCTTGTGAAAGGAGACATATATGATTGTCATGTTGATTTGGAAAGAAGAAAATGCACTTGTGGGAAGTACAATATAGGAAAAATTCCTTGCCGACACGCCATTCCTGCAATTTATTCACGAGGTATGGAAGTATAA
- the LOC106319742 gene encoding chaperone protein dnaJ 6 → MEGGGSNVRSSYYNVLGIRKDASVSDVRAAYRKLAMKWHPDKYARNPDVAGEAKRRFQQIQEAYSVLNDENKRSMYDAGLYDPHEDDDDDFCDFMQEMISMMNNVKGEGDSLEDLQRMFTDIAGGDSVSFACNDNSRNSKRPRVNISRSSAAMRTVVLFCDCVVSFRV, encoded by the exons ATGGAAGGTGGAGGATCCAACGTTAGATCTAGTTACTACAACGTCCTCGGTATTCGCAAAGACGCCTCTGTTTCCGATGTCCGGGCTGCTTACCGTAAGCTCGCCATG aaatggCATCCGGATAAATACGCGAGGAATCCTGATGTCGCCGGAGAAGCCAAACGTCGATTTCAGCAAATCCAAGAAGCCTATTCTG TTCTGAATGACGAGAATAAGCGCTCGATGTATGACGCTGGACTATACGATCCCCACGAAGATGACGACGAC GACTTCTGCGACTTCATGCAAGAGATGATCTCAATGATGAACAATGTCAAAGGCGAG GGAGACAGCTTGGAGGACTTGCAACGGATGTTCACGGATATAGCTGGTGGAGATAGCGTGAGCTTTGCCTGTAACGACAATTCAAGGAACAGCAAAAGACCACGTGTTAATATCTCAAGGAGTAGTGCTGCGATGCGTACTGTTGTTCTCTTTTGTGATTGTGTCGTGTCGTTTCGCGTTTAA
- the LOC106319744 gene encoding uncharacterized protein LOC106319744 isoform X1 — MANSQIESGAPITLQELYPSSPFFMEARSLRVTGLLKGYSVETAIGVIEDGEKSLKINTQHLRDVSFRVGSVYQFIGELHIEPNNEPILQARTGRNVDGIDINLYRKTIELLRRFLEVEEDNRNMVE, encoded by the exons ATGGCAAATTCTCAAATTGAATCTGGCGCTCCCATCACTCTACAAGAGTTGTACCCTTCTTCCCCGTTTTTCATGGAAGCTCGTTCACTCAGAGTTACAGGATT GCTGAAAGGATATTCAGTTGAAACAGCTATAGGTGTTATTGAAGATGGAGAGAAAAGTCTCAAAATCAACACTCAACACTTAAGAGATGTTAGTTTCCGGGTTGGCTCTGTTTACCAGTTCATCGGAGAGCTTCACATTGAGCCCAATAATGAG CCTATCTTGCAGGCTCGAACCGGAAGAAATGTGGATGGAATCGATATTAACCTCTACCGTAAAACAATTGAACTCCTAAGGCGGTTTCTTGAAGTAGAAGAAGACAACAGAAATATGGTCGAATGA
- the LOC106319744 gene encoding uncharacterized protein LOC106319744 isoform X2 translates to MANSQIESGAPITLQELYPSSPFFMEARSLRVTGLLKGYSVETAIGVIEDGEKSLKINTQHLRDVSFRVGSVYQFIGELHIEPNNEARTGRNVDGIDINLYRKTIELLRRFLEVEEDNRNMVE, encoded by the exons ATGGCAAATTCTCAAATTGAATCTGGCGCTCCCATCACTCTACAAGAGTTGTACCCTTCTTCCCCGTTTTTCATGGAAGCTCGTTCACTCAGAGTTACAGGATT GCTGAAAGGATATTCAGTTGAAACAGCTATAGGTGTTATTGAAGATGGAGAGAAAAGTCTCAAAATCAACACTCAACACTTAAGAGATGTTAGTTTCCGGGTTGGCTCTGTTTACCAGTTCATCGGAGAGCTTCACATTGAGCCCAATAATGAG GCTCGAACCGGAAGAAATGTGGATGGAATCGATATTAACCTCTACCGTAAAACAATTGAACTCCTAAGGCGGTTTCTTGAAGTAGAAGAAGACAACAGAAATATGGTCGAATGA